GACCGCCCGGGAACTCCTCGCCGAGTTCCCGGTCGTCGACGGCCACAACGACCTGCCCTGGGCCCTGCGCGAACAGGTCCGCTACGACCTCGACGCCCGTGACATCGCCACCGACCAGAGCGCCCATCTGCACACCGACCTCGCGCGACTGCGGGCCGGTGGCGTGGGCGCGCAGTACTGGTCGGTGTACGTCCGCTCGGACCTGCCCGACGCGGTGCCGGCGACCCTCGAACAGATCGACTGCGTACGGCAGTTGATCGACCGCCACCCGGACGCCCTGCGCGCCGCGCTCACCGCGGCCGACATGGAGGCGGCGCGCGCGGAGGGCCGTATCGCCTCGCTGATGGGCGCGGAGGGCGGGCACTCCATCGCCAACTCCCTCGCCACACTGCGGGGGTTGTACGCGCTGGGCGTGCGCTACATGACGCTCACGCACAACGACAACAACGACTGGGCCGACTCGGCGACGGACGAGCCGAACGTGGGCGGTCTGTCGGCCTTCGGCCGTGCCGTGGTCGCGGAGATGAACCGCGAGGGCATGCTCGTCGACCTGTCGCATGTGGCGGCCACGACGATGCGGGACGCGCTGGACACCTCGGTGGCCCCGGTGATCTTCTCGCACTCCTCGTCGCGCGCCGTGTGCGACCATCCCCGCAACATCCCGGACGACGTCCTGGAACGCCTCGCGGGCAACGGCGGCATGGCGATGGTGACCTTCGTGCCGAAGTTCGTGCTCCAGGCCGCCGTGGACTGGACGGCCGCGGCCGACGACAACATGCGGGCCCACGGCTTCCACCACCTCGCCACCACCCCCGACGCGATGAAGGTGCACCGCGCCTTCGAGGAGCGCACCCCGCGCCCCATCGCCACGGTGTCGACGGTCGCCGACCATCTCGACCACATGCGCGAGGTCGCGGGCGTCGACCATCTCGGCATCGGCGGCGACTACGACGGCACGGCGTTCACCCCGGACGGCCTGGACGACGTGTCCGGCTATCCGAACCTGATCGCCGAGCTGCTCGACCGCGGGTGGTCCAACGCCGACCTCGCCAAGCTGACTTGGCAGAACGCGGTACGGGTGCTGGGCGCGGCGGAGGACGTGGCGCGGGACCTTCAGGCGACCCGGGCGCCGTCCAACGCGACGATCGAGTCGCTCGACGGCTGAGAGCCGGTTTCGTACAGGGCGGGGTAGTCGGTGTATCCGGCCGCCCCGCCCACGTACATCAGATAGCGGTCCCGTACGGGGTTCAGCGGTGCCCCCAGCCGCAGCCGTGCGACGAGGTCGGGGTTGGCGAGGAACGGCCGGCCCAGGGCGATCAGGTCGGCGCCCGCGTCGAGGAGCCGGTGCGCGGCGTCGGTCACGGCCCCCGTGGCGAGTTCGCCGAGCACCGGGTTGGCGATGAGGGTGCCGTGCCATTGCGCGCGGATCCGCTGGAACACCGGCGCGTCCGGATCGGCGTGCACGACGTGCAGATAGGCGAGCCCCAGGCGGTTCAGCCGGGCGACCAGCGCCGGGTAGAGGTCCGCCGTGTCGCCCTCCTCGATGCCGTTGACGGTGAGCCCGGGGGAGAGCCGTACGCCCACCCGCCCGGCTCCGACCGCCGCGGCGACGGCCTCGACGACCTCCGCCGTGAACCGGATGCGGGCGTCGACGGAGCCGCCGTACGCGTCCGTGCGGCGGTTGGTGTTGCGGGCCAGGAACTGGTGCAGGAGATAGCCGTTGGCGGAGTGCACCTCGACGCCCTCGAAGCCCGCCTCGACCGCGTTCCGCGCGGCGGTCGCGAAGTCGGCGACCGTGGCGTGGATGTCGTCGAGGCTCATCTCCCTCGGTGTGACGGCCGGTTGGTGACCGTCGGGGGTGAAGACCGTGTCGGGGAGCGGGACGGGGGAGGGGGCGAGCGGGGTGTGTCCGCTGTTCGCCGGGTGGCCGACCCGGCCACCGTGCTGGAGCTGGAGGAACATCCGTCCGCCCGCCTCCCGCACGGCGTCCGTCACCCGCCGCCAGCCGGTGATGTGGGCCGGGGTGTGGATCGCGGTGATGTTCGGATACGTCTGCCCCACCGCGTTCGGCGTCGCGGCCTCGGCGACGATCAGACCGGCGGAGGCGCGCTGGGCGTAGTACTCGGCCATGAGGCCGGTGGGGGTGCCGTCGGCGGCGGCGCGGTTGCGGGTCATCGGGGCCATCACCAGGCGGTTGGGGAGGGCGAGGGGGCCGAGGGAGGTGGGTTCCAGGATCTGCGTCATGACCGTACGCTAGAACCTGACATCAGTGTCAGATTCAAGTCGAGGTGTCCATGCGGATCGGTGAACTGGCCCGGCGCACCAACGTCAGCGAGCGGTCGCTGCGCTACTACGAGACCCAGGGGCTGCTCGCAGCCGACCGCACCCCCGGCGGGCACCGGGACTATCCGGAGGCGGCCGTGGACCGCGTCGTGCGGATCCAGGAGCTGTTCGCGGCCGGGCTGCACAGCGAGAAGATCCGGCAGCTGCTGCCCTGCATGCGGGACCGGGACGGCGGCCCCTCCGTCGTCGCCACCCCCAAACTCGTCGCCGACCTGGCGCGGGAACGGGACCGCATCGACCGCATGATCCGGGATCTGGAGCGGTCCCGGGACACCCTCGACGAGGTCATCCAGGTGGCCCGCGGAAGCTGACCCGCGTACCCCCGAACGCCCCACCCACCAGGAAGCCCTCGGTACCCCGTGCGACCGTGACCGTACTGCTGATCATGCCGCCGATCACGACGTACGGGAGCACGCCATGGCAGACCTCCAGGACGAACTGGACACCACGACCGAGGTCGGCGCGCTCGACGGCCTGACCGACCCCTTCGTGGCGGACGAGCCCTACGCCCCCGTCTCCGACCCGGACTCCGGCCCCCTGGAGCGCGCGCACGCCATCCTCGCCGCGCACCCCGTCGCCGACGGCTACAGCGGACTGCCCTGGGCCCTGCGCCACCTGCCCTGGTTCGACCTGGAACTCGGCGAGAGCTCCGTCGACACGGACGTGCCCCGGCTGCGCGAGGGCCATGTGGGCGCGCTGTTCTGCTCGCTGCACCTGCCCGAGAGCATCGGCGGCGACCGGGCCGTGGGCGCCACCCTCGAACAGCTCGACCTCGTGCGGACGGTCGTGGGCACCCACCCCGAGGGCCTCCGCCTCGCCCACACCGCCGGCGAGATCGCCGACGTACGGCACTGCGGCCGCGTCGCCGTCCTGCTCGGCCCGGCCGGCGCCGCCGCCCTCGGCGACTCCCTCGGCATCCTGCGCTCGCTGCGCGCCCTCGGTCTGCGCGCCCTCACCCTGTCCGGCGTCTCCTGGGCGAGCGAGGCGGGTCTCACCCGGTTCGGCGAGGAGGTGCTGCGCGAGATGAACCGGCTCGGCGTCCTCGCCGACCTGTCCGGCGCCTCCGCCGACACCGTCCGCCGCGCGCTCGCGGTCTCCAAGGCGCCGGCCCTGTGCAGCCGCTCCGCCGCCCGCGCCCTGCGCCCGCACCCGGCCAACCTCCCCGACGACCTGCTCGCCGAGCTGGGCGCCGCCAAGGGCCTGTGCATGGTGCCGCTCACCGCCGAGCAGACCGGCCCGAGCGTGCGGGACGTGGCCGACCATCTCGACCATGTGCGCGAGGTCGCGGGACCGGAGTGCGTCGGCCTGTCCGGCACCTACGACGCCGGCACCGCCCACCCCCAGGACCTCGCCGACGCCTCCTGCTACCCGCTCCTCGTCGCCGAGCTGCTCCGGCGTGGCTGGGCCGAGTCCGACATCGCCCTGCTGACCTGGGGCAACGTCCAGCGCGTCCTGCGCAGCGCGGACTTCACGGCCCGCGCCGCCCGGGAGCGACGCGAGCCGTCGACGGCGAAGATCTCAGACCTGGACGGGTAGCCGACGACGGGTGACTGTCGACGGCGAGGTCTCAGACCTGGACGGGTAGCCGCCGGGCCACGTCGATCCGGCAGAGGCAGAACGGATGCCCCGCCGGGTCGGCGTACACCCGGAAATCCTCCTTGTCCTCGGCGTGCAGCGCCCGCGCCCCCAGCTCCAGCACCTTCTTCTCCGCCGCCTCGACGTCCTCCCACGTCGACCCCGCGTCGAAGTCGATGTGGAACTGCTGCGAGTTGCGGTCCGCGCGCGGCCACTCCGGCGGGGTGTACCCCTCGGCCCGCTGGAAGGAGAGCCGGGGCCCGCCCGGCACATCGAGCACGACCCACTCGGGATCGTCGTCCTGCGGCGTACCGCCCACCACCCCCGCGTAGAAACGGGCGAGCGCCCGCGGGTCGGGGCAGTCGAGGACGACGGAACGGAAACGGGTCACAGCGGTCATGGGTATACCTCCCGGCTCAGCAGGCGCACAGACAGAACGGGTGCCCCGCCGGATCCGCGTACACACGGAACGAGCGCGAGCGGTCCTCGGCGTCGAGCACCGTCGCGCCGAGCGCCAGAACGCCCTTCTCGGCGGCGTCCAGGTCCTCCACGGTCAGGTCCAGATGGAACTGCTGAGAGCGGTCGGGCGACGGCCACCGCGGGGGTACGTGATCGACGGCGGCCTGGAACGCCAGCGCCTGTCCGCCGGGCACCTTCACCTCCACCCACTCCCCGTCCCCCTCGACGGTGCCGCCCAGCACCTCGGCGTAGAAACCGGCGAGCGCACGGGGGTCGGGACAGTCCAGGACGACGACACCCAGCTTGGCGAGAGCCATGACTTCCTCCGGTGTTACCTCTAGAAGCGGTCAACCAGTAACGGTTACTGCATGCTGCCGCATAGGAGGTAACGTCGCAAGCATGAGTGAGAGATCGGCCGCCCCCGGGAGCCTGGCGCTGGTCGAGTCCCTGGTGAACACGCTGGACCTCGAGTCCGGCGCCGACGCCCTCGACACGGCGGACGGCCGGGCGCGCTTCGGGCTCACGGAGGAGGACGTGCCGGGAGCCCGCGAGCTGCGCGAGTCGCTGCGGGCGACGCTGCTGGCCCACGCCGGGCACCCGGCGCACGCCCCGGTCGCGCCCCTGGGCGAGCTGCTGGCGGCGGCGCCGCTGCGTGTGACGGTCGACCCGGCGGACGGCTCCGCCGCCCTCGCGCCCGCCGACGCGGGGCGCCTGCACTCCCGTGTCGCCGAAGCCGTCGCCGCGGCCCTGATCGCCGGCACCTGGCAGCGCCTCAAGTCCTGCGAGGCTCCCACCTGCCACTGGGCGTACTACGACCGCAGCCCCGCCGGACGCGGTCGCTGGTGCTCGATGCAGGTGTGCGGGGCGCGCGCGAAGATGCGGCGGTACCGGGCCAAGTAGTTCACCGGATGCCGCACAGGCCGGTGGTGCAGAATGCAACAGGACGCCGGTTCGGCCGACTGAGCCTCGGCCGAACCGGCGTCACCTTCTCCGGAAGGGGTCAGGCGGTCGGCCGGCCCATCGCCCGGTACGTCCACCCGGCCTTCCGCCACAGCACCGGGTCGAGGCTGTTGCGCCCGTCCAGGATCAGCCGCACCGTCACGGACTCGCCGAGCGCCGCCGGGTCCAGCTCGCGGAACTCCCGCCACTCCGTCAGATGCAGCACGACATCGGCGCCGCGCACCGCCTCCACGGCCGAGTCGGCGTAGCCGAGGGTCGGGAAGAGCCGGCGGGCGTTGTCCATGCCCATCGGGTCGTAGACCGTGACCTGACCGCCCTGGAGATGGATCTGCCCGGCCACGTTCAGCGCCGGCGAGTCACGGACGTCGTCCGTGTCGGGCTTGAAGGTGGCACCGAGCACCGCGACCCGCTTGCCCAGGAACGACCCGCCGCCCAGCGCCTCGCGCGCCAGCTCCACCATCTGCCCGCGCTGCCGCATGTTGATCGAGTCGATCTCCCGCAGGAACGTCAGCGCCTGGTCGGCGCCCAGCTCACCGGCGCGGGCCATGAAGGCGCGGATGTCCTTGGGCAGACAGCCGCCGCCGAAGCCGATGCCGGCCCGCAGGAACTTCTTGCCGATCCGGTCGTCGTACCCGATCGCCTCCGCCAGCTTCGCCACATCGCCGCCCGAGGCCTCGCACATCTCCGCCATGGCGTTGATGAAGGAGATCTTGGTGGCGAGGAAGGAGTTCGCCGAGGTCTTCACCAGCTCGGAGGTCGGGAAGTCGGTGACGACGAACGGCGTCCCCTCACCCATCGGCGTCGCGTAGACCTCCCGCAGCAGCTTCTCCGCGCGCTCGCTGCGCACCCCGACCACGATCCGGTCCGGGTGCAGCGTGTCCTGCACGGCGAAGCCCTCCCGCAGGAACTCCGGGTTCCACGCCAGCTCGGCGCCGGCCCCGGCGGGGGCGTGCTCCACGAGGTAACGGGCCAGCCGGTCCGCGGAGCCGACGGGCACGGTGGACTTGCCGACGACGAGCGCGGGCCCGGCCAGGTGCGGCGCGAGCGAGGCGATGGCGGAATCGACGTACGACATGTCGCACGCGTACTCGCCGTGCTTCTGCGGCGTGTTGATGCACAGGAAGTGCACATCGCCGAAGGCGCCGACCTCGGCCCAGTCCTGGGTGAACCGCAGCCGCCCGCTCGACCCCTCGATCCCGGCCACATGCTTGCGCAGCAACTCCTCAAGACCGGGCTCGAACATCGGGGCCTCGCCGCGCTGGAGCATGGCGATCTTCTCGGGTACGACGTCCAGGCCCAGCACCTCGAAACCGAGCTCGGCCATGGCCGCCGCGTGGGTAGCGCCGAGATAGCCGGTGCCGATCACGGTGATCTTGAGGGCCATGGATGCTCCAGAGGTGGACGTCGTTCGATGCGCTGACCGAGCATAGTCGGGGCGTCGGAGCCCGCTCCGTCGGGCAGCCTTCCCCTGTCGCCAAGCTCACGTATCACTCCCGTGAGCCGGGCTCTAAAATTTGAGTTACTTAACGGTAATTAGCGTCGTTCATCGCAGCGCACTGGGAGCGTGAGACACCTTGGCCGGATCGGCTGACTTCGACCTGTACCGCCCGTCCGAGGAGCACGACATGCTCCGGGACGCCATCCGCTCACTGGCCGAGGCGAAGATCGCGCCGCACGCCGCAGCGGTGGACGAGGAGGCCCGCTTCCCGCGCGAGGCCCTCGAGGCGCTGGTCGCGAACGACCTGCACGCCGTCCATGTGCCCGAGGAGTACGGCGGCGCCGGCGCGGACGCGCTGGCCACGGTGATCGTGATCGAGGAGGTGGCGCGCGTCTGCGTCTCGTCCTCCCTGATCCCGGCCGTCAACAAGCTCGGCTCGCTGCCCGTGATCCTCTCCGGCTCAGAGGAGCTGAAGAAGAAGTACATGACCCCGCTCGCCAAGGGCGAGGGCATGTTCTCCTACTGCCTCTCCGAGCCCGACGCGGGTTCCGACGCGGCCGGCATGAAGACCCGGGCGGTCCGTGACGGCGACCACTGGATCCTCAACGGCGTGAAGCGCTGGATCACCAACGCGGGCGAGTCCGAGTACTACACCGTGATGGCGGTCACGGACCCCTCCAAGCGCTCCAAGGGCATCTCCGCCTTCGTCGTCGAGAAGTCCGACGAGGGCGTCTCCTTCGGCGCCCCGGAGAAGAAGCTCGGCATCAAGGGCTCCCCGACCCGCGAGGTCTACCTCGACAACGTCCGCATCCCCGCCGACCGCATGATCGGCGACGAGGGCACCGGCTTCGCCACGGCGATGAAGACCCTGGACCACACGCGGATCACCATCGCGGCCCAGGCGCTCGGTGTCGCCCAGGGCGCCCTCGACTACGCCAAGGGCTATGTCCAGGAGCGCAAGCAGTTCGGCAAGGCCATCGCCGACTTCCAGGGCATCCAGTTCATGCTCGCCGACATGGCCATGAAGATCGCCGCCGCCCGCGCCCTGACCTACCAGGCCGCGGCCGCCTCCGAGCGCGGCGACAAGGACCTCACCTTCCAGGGCGCGGCGGCCAAGTGCTTCGCCTCGGACGTGGCCATGGAGGTCACCACGGACGCGGTCCAGCTGCTGGGCGGCTACGGCTACACCCGTGACTATCCGGTGGAGCGCATGATGCGCGACGCGAAGATCACGCAGATCTACGAGGGCACGAACCAGGTCCAGCGCATCGTGATGGCGCGCAACCTGCCGTAACGGCCGATCGAGAAGGGGCGCCCGGAACTCCGCCGGGCGCCCCTTGCCGTATCAGTCCTCGAACCCCTCAGCGGCCCGCTTCTCCCGCAGTTCCATGATCGCGCGCCGCCGGGCCAGCCGGTGGGTGCGGCGGATCTGGGCCTCCTGGTAGCGGCGCTTGTCGCGCTCGGTCTCCGGGACGACCGGCGGCACCTGCCGGGGCTTGCCGTCGGCGTCGACCGCGGCGAAGACGAGATACGCGGAGCCGACCTGGGTCGCCGGGTTCGACTCGTTCCAGCGCTCCGCCAGCACCCGCACCCCGACCTCCATCGAGGTCCGGCCGGTCCAGTTGACCTGGGCCTTCACATGGACCAGGTCGCCGACGCGGACCGGCTCCAGGAACACCATCTCGTCCATGGACGCGGTCACGGCGGGCCCGCCGCTGTGCCGTCCGGCCACCGCGCCCGCCGCGTCGTCGACCAGCTTCATGATCACGCCACCGTGCACGGTCCCCAGCAGGTTGGTGTCGGCGTGGGTCATGATGTGGCTGAGCGTGGTGCGCGACGCGGACGTCGGCTTGCCCGGGATGTCGGACTCCGTCGAGGGGGCCGGATCTGTCATGGCCTCCACCTTATGCCGAGGCCTGGATCGCGGACTTTGTGTTGGGTTCGCAACAGCAGTGCCCTGATTTTCCTACGACCCTTGTAAAGGGCACAGCCGATCCCTGCACACTGGGCCCCATGAACGATTGGCCCGAGGCATGGTCCGACGAGAACCGCGGCGACCGGTACGGACGCGGCAGCGCGAGCGCACAGCCTGAGGGCGCCCGCGCCATGCGGCAGGTCCGCAGGCCCGCCTCGGGCGCGTACGGGGGCGGCCCCGGGCAGCAGTCCGCTCCGCCCTACGGCGGCGGGGTACCGCAGCAGCCCTCCTACGGCGGCGGCTACGCCGACGACTCCGCCGTGGACGGCTACGACAGCGGTTACAACACCGGCCAGGTCTACGGCGGTGGCGGCCCCGCCGGTCCCGGCGGTGGGGGCCGCGGTGAGCGGCCCGCGCCGAACTGGCGGCGCCGGATCAAGTGGACGGCGATCACAGTCGTGACCGTGCTGGTCGTGACGACGATCGGGACGTACTTCTGGGCCGACTCCAAGCTCAACCGCGAGGTCGACCTCTCCAAGGTCATCGACCGGCCGGACTCGGGCGAGGGCACGAACTATCTGATCGTCGGCTCCGACAGCCGCGCCGGCATGTCCGCCGAGGAGAAGAAGAAGCTGCACACCGGGTCCGCCGAGGGCAAGCGCACGGACTCGATGATGATCCTGCACACCGGCGACAACGGCTCCACGCTGGTCTCGCTGCCCCGTGACTCGGACGTGGAGATCCCGACGTTCGTCGGCTCCGAGTCCGGCAAGACGTACAAGGGCACCGGCCGGCACACCAAGCTCAACGCCGCGTACGCCGAGGACGGCCCCGAGCTGCTGGTGCGCACGATCGAGTACAACACCGGTCTGCACATCGACCACTACGTCGAGATCGGCTTCGCCGGCTTCGCCGACATCGTGGACTCGGTCGGCGGCGTCGACATCACCATCCCGAAGGGCGGCATGAAGGACACCAAGTCCGGCGCCGACTTCGAGGCGGGCAAGCAGACCCTGAACGGCGAGCAGGCGCTGGCCTTCGTCCGCACCCGGTACGCCCTCGCCGGCTCCGACCTGGACCGCACGAAGAACCAGCAGAAGTTCCTCTCGGCCCTCGCCAACAAGGTCGCGACCCCCTCGACGGTCCTCAACCCCTTCAAGCTCTACCCGACCATGAGCGCCGGCCTCGACACCCTCATCGTCGACAAGGACATGGGCCTGTTCGACCTCGCGGACATGTTCTGGGCCATGAAGGGCGTCAGCGGCGGCGACGGCACGTCCATGAACATGCCGATCTCCGGCTCGACGGGCGGCAACCTCGTCTGGGACAAGGCCAAGGTGAAGACGCTGGTGGACGAACTGAAGAACGACGAGAAGGTCACCGTCTCGGGCAACTGAACGACACGGCTCAGGGGCACCCCACCGGGTGCCCCTGAGCCGTGTCAGGCCGAGGGCCTCACATCCGGGCGCCCGCCATCGTGCGACACATCTCCGCGCAGCGGCGACACGCCTCCGCGCAGCGCATCATCATCGGGTCGTCCGGCATCGCCATACACGCCTCGGCGCACATGTCGCACGCCTTGGCGCACATCGCGCACATCTCCGCCGACATCGGCGAGCGGCGCATCATCATGTCCGCGCACATGCGGGTCATCTCGGAGCAGTCCAGGAGCGCGCGCATGATCTGCATCTGGGCCTGGCCGCCCATCTGCATGCAGGAGCTCATGGCCTCCTCGCACATGCTGTGGCAGGACATGCACGCCTCGACGCAGTCCTGCATCTCCTTGCTCATGGCGGCCGTTCCGGTCATCGCGGGCTTGGTCATGGCTCCTCCTCGGGGGGTCGCGGAGCCCGGGGCGGGCCCCGTGTGCGTTTCCGTCCTACGCCCGCCCGCCGCCCGGCGCCATCGGGCGGACGGTAATAATCCGGAACGTAGTCGGTGTAATCGCCCCGATCCGGGCTGTTACGGCACAGGCCGCCACCCCGCCGCCATTGGGGTTACGGCTTCCTGCCCACCCCGGCGAAGTGCGTGACCTCGGCGATCTCGCCCTCCGGTGCCTCCGGCCGCCAGCGCGAGCAGGAGACGATGCCGGGTTCGAGGAGCTCGACGCCCTCGAAGAGACGGGCGAGGTCGGCGCGGCTGCGCAGGGTCATCGGGGCCGAGCCCTGGCTGTTCCAGTACTCCACCGCCGACTTCATCGCCTCCCCGTCGACCTCGGTGGTGGGGTGGGAGATCACCAGGTGGCTGCCGGAGGGCAGGGCCGCCAGGAGCTTGCGCACGATCCCGACCGCCTCCTCGGTGTCCATGACGAAGTTGACTATGCCGAGCATCGTGACCGCGACCGGCTGGGTGAGGTCGAGGATCTCGGCGGCGCCCCGCAGGATCGCCTCCGGGTCGTGGACGTCGGCCTCGATGTAGTCGGTGGCCCCTTCGGGCGTGCTGGTGAGCAGGGCGTGCGCGTGGGTGAGGACGAGGGGGTCGTTGTCGACGTAGACGATCCGGCACGAGGGGTCGACGCGCTGGGCGACCTCGTGGGTGTTGTCGGCGGTGGGCAGACCGGTGCCGATGTCCAGGAACTGCCGTATGCCCACCTCCGCGGCGAGGTACCGGACGGCGCGGGCCAGGAAGGCGCGGTCGGCGACGGCCGAGCGCGGCAGGGCCGGGACGAAGGACAGGATCTGGTCGCCGACCTCCTCGTCCACGGGGTAGTGGTCCTTGCCGCCGAGCCAGTAGTTCCAGATCCGGGCCGAGTGGGACACATCGGTCCGCAGCCGGGCCATGCGGGCGACGCCTTCGTCACGGGGCACTGCGGGGTCGGACATGGGTCTGGTCTCCTTCGGGCGGCACTGACCGGACGTGACCGGTCTGGATGCGCTCCAAACTAGACACAAGTCCTCAGTCTTGGCCGGAAGTTGACCGAAGTTCCGGGCTTTCGGCGGCCGCGCCTACACGCAGCCCACCTCGTCGCCCGTCACCACCCCGAACTCGCCCTGGTACGGGTCCTCCGCCCGTACCTTCCGCACCTGCCGGAAGTCCGCCCCGGCGATCACCTTCAGCACCGCCCCCTGCCCCTGCACGGGCCGCAGCTCGCTGCCCGGCAGGGCCGCGGCGAGGGACTTCGCGGAGCGGTCCCAGCGGGGGTCGTAGGCGATGACCGTGCGCTTGACCGCGCGGTTCGCCGAGGTCACCGGCTGGTGGGTGGTGCGGAAGCCGGTCGCCGCGAGCTGGGCGTCGACACGCTTGCCGAGTCCGGCGGTGGCGGTGCCGTTCTCGACCTGGACGCGGATCTGCTGTGGGGCGACGGCGACCCGGACCGCCTTGCTCCGCGGCTTGTGCACGGCCAGCGGCTCGTCGTCGCGCAGGGCCTGGAAGAGGCGGCCCGCCTTCTTCGCGTCCCACTTCAGGGTGGAGCCGACGCCCTTGACGGCGTACCCCATCTGCCCGATCGGCACCGTCGTGAACTCGGACGAGGACGGCGAGAAGTTCCGCATCGCCCGCCCCAGGTCGAGGAGTTCGCCGGTGCCGAACTCCTTGTCGGCCCGCACCGAACCCAGCACGGCCCGCGTCACGTCCCGGAACTTCATGGGGTTCAGCAGGATGCCGGAGGAGGTCGCGCGGTCGATCAGCGCCGCCATGAAGCGCTGCTGGCGCTTCATCCGCCCGAGGTCCGCCGCCCCGTCGATGTGCCGGGAGCGGACGTACTGGAGGGCCTCGCCGCCCATCAGGGTGTGCGAGCCGGCGGGGAGGTCGAGGCCCGTGTACGCGTCCTTCAGGGGCTCCGCCGTGCAGATCTTCACGCCGCCCAGCACGTCCACCGTCTTCATGAAGCTGGTGAAGTCGACCTCCAGATAGTGGTCGATCTTCACGTGCGTCATCGTCTCGACGGTCCGCACGGTCAGCTGGGGGCCGCCCTCCGCGTACGCCGCGTTCAGCTTGACGGGGTGGCCGTGGTGTTCCTCACCGGTCGTCCGGTCGGTGTGCGGGGGCGTCATCGCGTACGAGTCGCGCGGCAGGCTCACCACGCTCGCCCGCTCCCGGTCCTCCGAGATGTGCACGATCATGACCGTGTCGGTGCAGTGACAGGGGGCGCCGCCCAGCCGGTACTTCTGCCGCTCGGCCTCGGTGATCTTGTCGCGCCCGTCGGTGCCGACCAGCAGCACGTTCATGCCGTGCCCGGCTCTGGGCCGGTTCTTCATGTCCTTGAAGGGATCCACCCGCGCGATGTCCGCGTCCAGGCTGGAGAGGACACCGTGCCCGATGCCGGCCGAGGCGAGGATCACCACGGAGAGCGTGGTCACCGCCCGACCGGCCCAACGCGGCTTCCGCCGTCGTACGGGCGGCTTCGGCCTCGGCCGGGGCCGGGCGGCGGCAGGGGAGCGGCGGGGCGGCGTGGACATGGGGGGCACCTCCGCTGGGACCGGACCTGAGGGCCTTACATGGGATCTTCAGCACCGTAGGCCGATACGATCTGCGGCCCGGGACGCCGCCCCGACCGGGGCGCACCGGTGTCCCCCGTTCGCGGTAACGTGAGCCCCCTATGAACGCCAAGCCCGACGTGCGGCTCCCCGCCGTTTCTGTGATCATGCCCGTCCTCGACGAGGAGCGGCATCTGCGCGGAGCCGTCCAAGCGATCCTCGCGCAGGAGTACGCCGGCGAGATGGAGGTCGTGATCGCCCTCGGTCCTTCCAAGGACCGCACGGACGAGATCGCCGCCGAGCTCGTGCGCGAGGACCCCCGAGTCCACACCGTCCCGAACCCGACGGGCCGCACGCCCGCCGCCCTGAACGCCGCGATCAAGGCCTCCCGCCATCCGATCGTCGTCCGCGTCGACGGCCACGGCATCCTCTCGCCGAACTACATCGCGACCGCCGTACGGCTCCTGGAGGAGACCGGCGCGCAGAACGTCGGCGGCATCATGCACGCCGAGGGCGAGAACGCCTGGGAGG
This DNA window, taken from Streptomyces sp. NBC_00663, encodes the following:
- a CDS encoding LCP family protein; the encoded protein is MSTPPRRSPAAARPRPRPKPPVRRRKPRWAGRAVTTLSVVILASAGIGHGVLSSLDADIARVDPFKDMKNRPRAGHGMNVLLVGTDGRDKITEAERQKYRLGGAPCHCTDTVMIVHISEDRERASVVSLPRDSYAMTPPHTDRTTGEEHHGHPVKLNAAYAEGGPQLTVRTVETMTHVKIDHYLEVDFTSFMKTVDVLGGVKICTAEPLKDAYTGLDLPAGSHTLMGGEALQYVRSRHIDGAADLGRMKRQQRFMAALIDRATSSGILLNPMKFRDVTRAVLGSVRADKEFGTGELLDLGRAMRNFSPSSSEFTTVPIGQMGYAVKGVGSTLKWDAKKAGRLFQALRDDEPLAVHKPRSKAVRVAVAPQQIRVQVENGTATAGLGKRVDAQLAATGFRTTHQPVTSANRAVKRTVIAYDPRWDRSAKSLAAALPGSELRPVQGQGAVLKVIAGADFRQVRKVRAEDPYQGEFGVVTGDEVGCV